GCTGTTTCGTCTGCTTCGGCACAACAGCCTACCAACAGTACAACAAAACAGCTTCCGCAGGTGGTTAATTTTACCGCTCAGCAGGATCATCAGCATATGATGCAGCAACTTGGCATCAAAGCCTTACGGCCCGGACCCAGTGGCGACGAGTCGGCCCCAAACGCTGCGAACTACGACGAGGCACTTGCGAATCCTTACCCGAACCTGCCTGAGGTGCTGACCCTCAGCAACGGGAAAAAGGTAAAGACGCCAGCCGTGTGGTGGAACAAGCGGCGGCCGGAGTTAGTGGAGGCTTTTGAGCGGGAAATCTATGGCCGGGTACCAAAAAATGCTCCTAAAGTTACCTGGAAGACAGTGATAGCAGAAAAAGAGTATGTCGGATGGGTTCCTGTAAACGCCAAGCAACTGGTAGGGCACGTGGACAATTCCGCCTATCCGTTGCTGGATGTGAAAATAGCCATGACGGTGGTGACGCCTGCCAATGCCAAAGGACCAGTGCCGGTGCTGATGATGTTTGGCCCCAGCGCCTTGCCCGCTCCGGCACAGCCCCCGAAAGAGAGCCTGGAACAGATAAACGCCGCGCTAAAGAAGTTGCTGATTCTGCAGGACCCTTCGCTTAAGGAGGTGTTTGAGCAGTATCCGGCCTACAATCCCATAGCCTCACAGGTGCCGGCTTTTGGTCCGCCACCCGCAGGAGATCCGCCTACCACCCACCAGCTGCTTCGGGCAGGCTGGGGCTATGCCCTGATCGAGCCAGGAAGTATACAGGCTGACAATGGGGCTGGCCTGACGAAGGGAATCATTGGGCTGGTAAACAAAGGGCAGCCGCGTAGTCCGGAAGATTGGGGTGCTTTACGCGCATGGGCCTGGGGTGCCTCCCGCGGGCTGGACTACCTGGAAACCGATCCGGCCGTAGATGCCTCGCGTGTGGGCATAGAAGGTGTTTCCCGTTTTGGAAAAGCGGCCCTGGTTGCCATGGCCTTTGACCAGCGCTTTTACATGGCGCTGATTGGTTCTTCGGGAGAGGGTGGCGCAAAACTGCACCGGCGCAATTTCGGGGAAGCTGTGGAAAGCCTGACCAGCAGCGCCGAATACCATTGGATGGCGGGTAACTTTCTGAAGTATGGAGCCTCAGACGCTACTTTTGGAAGTAAAAACGCAGGCGACCTGCCGGTTGACGCGCACCAGTTAATCGCCTTATGCGCTCCCCGTTTAACATTTATAAGCTATGGGATTCCTGAAAAAGGAGACGCCAAATGGCTTGACCAGCAGGGGAGCTACATGGCCACCGTCGCGGCCGGACCAGTTTTTAACCTATTAGGAGCGAAAGACCTGGGGGTGGGGCATGATTACAAAACAGCTAAAATGCCTGGTGTGAACGTGAGTTTGCTGGATGGCGCCCTTGCCTGGCGACAGCATGACGGAGGCCACACCGATGCACCTAACATAAAGTACTTTATTCAGTGGGCAGATAGCTGGATGAAGCAAAGCAGAACTTCCGGTTCAAAGCGCTAATTGCCCTTCAGGCGTTCACTAAAGTTGAGAAGCACAGCCATCAGTATGGGGAATCATTTTTAGCATAAAAAAACCGCCCCACAAGAGGGAGCGGTTCTGGCTTTATAAGGATGAGTTAATTTTAAGAGACAGGGCAGTCCGTCTGTTCTGCCGCAAGTTTTCCAGTATCGGGGTGGTATTTTGATTTAGTTGTACTAACCAGGTATAAGCGCTGCTTTCACTACTGCGCTGGTATCACCTCATATTGTATCGGTTTAAAGCTGTAGTTGTTCGATTGCTCAGCTGAGCAGGCCGTGAGGGCCACGATTAAATCTATTTTAGCTTCGAATAGCACATAATCACCGGCCTTGCTGGAAGGCGGGTCAACGGAGAGTTTGCCATCCGGGGCGAACTGCACGTTCATAAAAATGTTGAAAGCAGTCGGAACATCATCGGGTTCAATGCCATACTTGGCCAGGTTCGTGTAGAGGTTCTCGAAACAGC
Above is a window of Pontibacter akesuensis DNA encoding:
- a CDS encoding alpha/beta hydrolase family protein, with protein sequence MKKAFYLLFALAVSSASAQQPTNSTTKQLPQVVNFTAQQDHQHMMQQLGIKALRPGPSGDESAPNAANYDEALANPYPNLPEVLTLSNGKKVKTPAVWWNKRRPELVEAFEREIYGRVPKNAPKVTWKTVIAEKEYVGWVPVNAKQLVGHVDNSAYPLLDVKIAMTVVTPANAKGPVPVLMMFGPSALPAPAQPPKESLEQINAALKKLLILQDPSLKEVFEQYPAYNPIASQVPAFGPPPAGDPPTTHQLLRAGWGYALIEPGSIQADNGAGLTKGIIGLVNKGQPRSPEDWGALRAWAWGASRGLDYLETDPAVDASRVGIEGVSRFGKAALVAMAFDQRFYMALIGSSGEGGAKLHRRNFGEAVESLTSSAEYHWMAGNFLKYGASDATFGSKNAGDLPVDAHQLIALCAPRLTFISYGIPEKGDAKWLDQQGSYMATVAAGPVFNLLGAKDLGVGHDYKTAKMPGVNVSLLDGALAWRQHDGGHTDAPNIKYFIQWADSWMKQSRTSGSKR